Part of the Terrisporobacter glycolicus ATCC 14880 = DSM 1288 genome is shown below.
AAGACCTTTTTCTTCACATAGTTTAAATGCTCTAGTAACTGTACTTAAATTTATATCTAAAAAGTCTGCCAATTCTCTTTGAGGTGGCAACTTTGTTCCAGGAATTAATTTACCCTTTTCTATATCTTCTTCTAAAAGTTTTGCCAAACCTTTACTAATAGGTCCTTTTATATTTTTAAAATTTGGTTTCCAGCTCATTGGGTAGTTTTCAAAGGAATTTACAGGCATTTTCTCGCTCCTTTATAATATTGTATTGCATACAATTATAATATTGATTGCAAAAATTATCAATGTTACAATTTTTTTAAGATAATATTTTAGGGGGTTTTAATATGAATAAAATTAAAATTAAGCAAGTAGATGCTTTTACTTCTATTCCTTTTGGCGGTAATCCAGCTGGTGTTGTGACAGATGCCAATAGTATTGATGATTTTATAAAACAAAAAGTTGCAAAAGAAATGAATCTTTCAGAAACTGCCTTTGTTTCTTCTTCAGACAAAGCAGATTTTAAAGTTCAGTTTTTCACTCCAAAATTTGAAGTAGATTTATGCGGTCACGCTACTATTGCAACTTTTGATACTTTATATAAAGAAAATAAGCTGGATTTAAGTAAAGATAAATTTTATCAAGAAACTAAAGCAGGAGTTTTGCCAGTGGAAATTAGAAATATGGATGATAAAAAAATCTTTATGATGACTCAAGTAAATCCAAAGTTTATAAATTTAGATCATTTAAGAGAAGAAATTGCACAGTCATTAAATATTAATAGTGAAGATTTATTGCCTTATCCAGTGGAAAGTGTTAGTACTGGCCTTTGGTGGCTTGTATTTGGTGTGAAAGACTTAGAAATATTAAAAAATATTACTCCAAATTTGGACAAAATATATAATTTAAGTGAAGAAAATAATTTTGTTGGTATTTCTCTATTCACTATGGAAACTTTTAATGACGACTGTACATATCATGTAAGATCTATAGCTCCTTATTGTGGTGTATCAGAAGATCCAGTATGCGGTACTGGCAATGGTAGTGTATCATCTTATATTGTTCATCATAAATTAATAAATGAAAATCAATCATCTTTAGTAGGAGAGCAGGGTCATTTTGTTGAAAGACCTGGCAAAGTTTATGTGGAAATAAAAAGTGACAGTGATGAAATTATAGATATAAAAATTGGCGGTGAAGCAAAAACTATTTTAGAAGGTGAAATGTTATACTAATATAAAAGGATAGTTATTTATAATAAATAACTATCCTTTTATATTTAATAAACTTAATTAGCTACTTCGTCTGTCACTTCTTTATTATCACTACAAAGAAGTTTTTTATAAGTACTGTCTATTCCTATGGCCCCAAATGGTGCAGTTATAATTATGGCAAGAACTGCCACAGTTAAAACTATGTTCCCACAAGTAAGACCCATAGCTAATGGCATACCTCCAATAGCTGCTTGTACTGTAGCCTTTGGTGTATAAGCTATCATACAGAATAATCTTTCCTTCTTAGAAAGCTTTGTTTTTATTAGACAAACAAAAACTCCAATCATTCTAATCATTAAGGCAAATAATATTACTATTACTACTGGTATTCCAGCTGTAATTGCATATTTTACATTTACAGTTGCTCCAACTAAAACAAACAATACTATTTCTGCAGCTAGCCATAACTTGTTGTATTTATTTGATAATCTCACTGCTAGCACTTCATATTTTGCTTTAATTAATATTCCCATACTCATAATTGCAAGTAATCCTGACATAGGAATTACATTTTCCAAGCTATTTTGTAATTCTATCAATAAGAAAGAAACACTAAGTATTATTATTACTTTTATAGAATCTCTAAAATGAACTTTCTTAAATATTTTTATTAATACAGTTGCCATAAGTACACCAACTAAGATTCCCATTACTATAGAAATTGGTATTTGTGCAAAACTTGATAAAGACATGTCTCCACCCTTTGCCAAATCTGTAAAAGCAGTAAATAATACTATTACAAAAATATCATCAACTGATGCTCCAGCCATAATTAATTGTGGAATACTATTTTCTCTTCCTATTTTTTGTTCTATCAGATTAATCATTCTAGGAACAATAATAGCTGGAGATACGGCTGCAACCACAGCTCCCATAATTGCCGCTTCTAATACTGTTACTCCTAGTAATTTGGGTGCAATCAAAACAACTGCCAAAATTTCAAAACATGCAGGCACAAAACACATTAGTACAGCAGGGCGGCCTACTTTTTTCAAATCTTTCACATCTAGTGATAGTCCTGCTCTAGTTAAAATAATTACAAGAGCCAATTGTCTAAGGTCTGGTGAAATACTTAATATTTTATCATCCAATAAATTAAATGCATAAGGACTTATTAAAATCCCTGTAAAAATCATTCCCATTAAGCTGGGCAATTTTAACTTATTAAATATACTTCCCATTAATAAGCCAAGTAAAAAAATAATTGCTAAACTTGTTAACATCTCTACCTCCTATTTTTTGCATAAAAAAAGCTGATAAACTCCGTGACAAAATAATCACAGAAGTCATCAGCATAAATGCGGTTTAAGTGTAAACTTTGGGAGAACTTCATTCCCATGTTTTTATTTTAACATAATTTGCATCTTAATTCAATTAATATTATCCTCAATATTATTTAATTTTTCTTAATTGAAGTTGTATTAATCTCTTTCACTTTTAATCCATTTTAAAGCATTTCTCAATTTTATAGGATTTCCATACATTAATGTAGCCATTCTATATATCTTTGCTCCACCCATTCCTACTAGTACTGTTGATACTATTAATATTAGAGCAGATATTATGAATTCAGCTGATGTAACAGCTCCTGTTGCAACCCTTACTATCATTGTCATTGGAGATGCAAATGGTATATATGAACAAACCTTTAATACTATACTATCTCCGTTAGTTAATCCAAATATACTTATGAAAAATACTATAACAAATATCATTGTAATAGGACCAACGCTTGTTCCTATGTCTTCTGTCTTTGATACTAAAGCTCCTAATGCACCATATATAAATGAATAGAATAAGTATCCTAATATTCCAAATATAGCAAATGTAGCTAATAATTCTGAAGGAATTTTAAATACATTATCTAACATTCCATTCCATACTTCACTATTTGCCTTATATGCAATAAATGTTGATGACATTATTATTCCAACTTGTGCTATACTTGCTATTGCACCTGCAATAACCTTACCAAAGATTAAATTATTTGTATTTGTACTAGTAACTAGGACTTCTATTGCTCTATTACTTTTTTCTGCAGTTATTCCCATAGCAATTAATTGACCATACATTATAATCATCATATATATAATGAAAATTAATATATATGCGTAGAAATAATTATTTGCACTATCTTTTCCTAATATTTCAACATTAGAAACTATTTGAGTGTTATAAATTTTATCTACCTTTTTGAAATCCATTCCTTTACTAGTAATTTCTTTTTCTCTATATATGTTTTTCAAAACTTCATCAAATATGCTTTTGTTTTCATCATCAAATTTAGTATTTTGAACAACATAGTCATATTTAGTTAAGCTGTCTATATTGAAACCTGCTTCTACATCTTCATTTTCAACTAACTTATTTAATTCACTTTGATTTTTTACAACTTTCCAATTTGAGTTTGGAAAATAAGCATTTAATATTTCTTTATTAGGTATAGTATTATTTTCATCATATATTGCAAAATCAGTTTTATCCTCTTCTGCAACTTCTTCTACCTTAGTTTCATTTTCACCTGCCGTTGGCAATATTGATGACATATCTATAAAGTTAGGTATAGATAATCCAACTATCATCACTAAAGCAATTATTGCAGTGCTTATTATAAAAGATTTCTTTTTAAAATAATTACTAAGCTCAAATTTTAGTACAGTAAGAAATTGTTTCATTATTCCTCACCTACTTTCTTTACAAATATATCTGTTAAATCTGGTTCATATGTAGAAAACTTCTCTATATCTATATTTTCTTTTAATATTTTTTCTAAAAATTGATTTTTTGTTGCATCATTATGTAACTCTAATACTAAATAATCTTTTTTAACTTCATTTACAATTACCAAATCATTAAACTTCTCTTGGCATATAGATTTTAAATCATTTATTTTTAAGTTATTTGCACTTAATATTAACCTATTATTACCAAATTCTCTTTTTATGTCTTTAAGATTTCCACTTAAAACAATCTCGCCCTTATTTATTATAACTATATCTTCACAAAATTCTTCAACGTAACTCATTTGATGGCTAGAGAATATAACTAGTTTATTTTGGCTTATTAATTCTCTTACAGTATCTTTAAGTATTTGCGCATTAACTGGGTCTAGCCCACTAAAAGGTTCATCAAGTATAACTATTTCTGGATCACAAACTAAAGTTTGCCCTAATTGTACCTTTTGCTGATTCCCTTTTGACAAACTATCTAGTGTTCTATTTGCATATTCTTCTATGCCTAACTTTTTAAGCCATATCTTTGTACTTTCTTTTGCATTTTTTGCTGTCATTCCTCTTAACTGAGCTAAATAAACTATCTGCTCTGTAACTTTCTTCTTAGGATATAAACCTCTTTCTTCTGGTAAATATCCAATTTGATAGTTTCTTGGTTCAAATTTTTTTCCATCTATTAATATTTCACCTGAGTTAGCTTTAAAAACATCCATTAATATACGAATTGTTGTAGTTTTTCCTGCTCCATTTCTTCCTAACAACCCAAGTGCCTTTCCACTTTCAACTGAAAATGATATTCCATGCAGTACTTCATTTTCAGAAAAACTTTTTCTTATCTTCCTTACCTCTAGCCTCATATATTCCCCCCTTAAAATAATCGTCTACTAAATAATATATTAAAATCATTTTTGTTTCAAGTTAAGTTTCCTTAAGAAACAATATATGATAGATAGAATTTTTATAATTTAAAGATACACTTGTGGCTACATTTACTATTAGAGATTAATTCATTGATCTAACTTAAAACAAGGCATTGAACTTTTAATTAATAAAATTATTTTGCTATTTGAAAATAAATGAATACTATGTATAATGTAATCAAAGTTCGCAATTGTTATATAATGCGAAATAAGTATTAAAAATAAAGTGTTCACGAAAAAATCTGTTTTAGTGGATATTAAAACATGGCTAGGAATGATACATATCAATGTACCCAACCTAGCCATTTTATTTTATGTTTTTGATAAAGAATATCATAATTAATGTTTTTTATTACTTTTATATGAATTCGTAAATCGTCTAGGATCAAAATATAAGAAATATAAACCTACTAATACAATAAAAATACTTAATAACTTATCATCTGATCCAAATAAAAATAATAAACCGAAAGCAACAAAGAATATCCCAAAATATGTTAAAAAACTATTAATTTTCTTTAACTTTTCTTGACTCATTGTTTCCCAACAAGTAGGACTGCAATAATTCACTTTTTTTGTTTTTGCATATTCTTCTCTTTCTTTATTAAACTTTTCTTCTGTTTTTCTTTTTTGCTCTTCCTTTACTTGTTTAAAACCATCTTTGTAAAGATTCTTCACATCACTAAATTCTTTTTTTATTTCATCTTTACTTTTATGCATCAGAAACCCCCATATATATACATATTTGTATAAATTGTATCAAAAAAATATGAAAAGTACAAATGTAATGAACTATTTGATTAAAAATTCCATTATATTATTGCTCATTGAGATTTGATATAGTGGAAAATAATTCGTAAATTTAATATGATACAAATTAATATGTTAAGGTTAAAGAATAAATTCACTGCACTAATCTTGACACACTATTACTTATTTACAATTCTCTTATACCCTCTATATGTTCCATAGAAATATACACCATAAACAGCACATATAATACATATTGAAATTATATTGTTGCCTAAAGTATCGTAATCTCCAATTATTTTTACCACATCATTTGCTACCTTTATTCCGAATATACTATGAACTAAAGCTAGAAGTATAGGTATAGCAAAGTATAATAAAACTTGTACAAATATGGATCTGTTTATCATGTTTGAACTTACACCTAGCTTTCTTAATATTTCATATCTACCGACACTTTCTATTGCTCCTGACAATTGA
Proteins encoded:
- a CDS encoding PhzF family phenazine biosynthesis protein — translated: MNKIKIKQVDAFTSIPFGGNPAGVVTDANSIDDFIKQKVAKEMNLSETAFVSSSDKADFKVQFFTPKFEVDLCGHATIATFDTLYKENKLDLSKDKFYQETKAGVLPVEIRNMDDKKIFMMTQVNPKFINLDHLREEIAQSLNINSEDLLPYPVESVSTGLWWLVFGVKDLEILKNITPNLDKIYNLSEENNFVGISLFTMETFNDDCTYHVRSIAPYCGVSEDPVCGTGNGSVSSYIVHHKLINENQSSLVGEQGHFVERPGKVYVEIKSDSDEIIDIKIGGEAKTILEGEMLY
- a CDS encoding cation:proton antiporter, which translates into the protein MLTSLAIIFLLGLLMGSIFNKLKLPSLMGMIFTGILISPYAFNLLDDKILSISPDLRQLALVIILTRAGLSLDVKDLKKVGRPAVLMCFVPACFEILAVVLIAPKLLGVTVLEAAIMGAVVAAVSPAIIVPRMINLIEQKIGRENSIPQLIMAGASVDDIFVIVLFTAFTDLAKGGDMSLSSFAQIPISIVMGILVGVLMATVLIKIFKKVHFRDSIKVIIILSVSFLLIELQNSLENVIPMSGLLAIMSMGILIKAKYEVLAVRLSNKYNKLWLAAEIVLFVLVGATVNVKYAITAGIPVVIVILFALMIRMIGVFVCLIKTKLSKKERLFCMIAYTPKATVQAAIGGMPLAMGLTCGNIVLTVAVLAIIITAPFGAIGIDSTYKKLLCSDNKEVTDEVAN
- a CDS encoding ABC transporter permease, giving the protein MKQFLTVLKFELSNYFKKKSFIISTAIIALVMIVGLSIPNFIDMSSILPTAGENETKVEEVAEEDKTDFAIYDENNTIPNKEILNAYFPNSNWKVVKNQSELNKLVENEDVEAGFNIDSLTKYDYVVQNTKFDDENKSIFDEVLKNIYREKEITSKGMDFKKVDKIYNTQIVSNVEILGKDSANNYFYAYILIFIIYMMIIMYGQLIAMGITAEKSNRAIEVLVTSTNTNNLIFGKVIAGAIASIAQVGIIMSSTFIAYKANSEVWNGMLDNVFKIPSELLATFAIFGILGYLFYSFIYGALGALVSKTEDIGTSVGPITMIFVIVFFISIFGLTNGDSIVLKVCSYIPFASPMTMIVRVATGAVTSAEFIISALILIVSTVLVGMGGAKIYRMATLMYGNPIKLRNALKWIKSERD
- a CDS encoding ABC transporter ATP-binding protein encodes the protein MRLEVRKIRKSFSENEVLHGISFSVESGKALGLLGRNGAGKTTTIRILMDVFKANSGEILIDGKKFEPRNYQIGYLPEERGLYPKKKVTEQIVYLAQLRGMTAKNAKESTKIWLKKLGIEEYANRTLDSLSKGNQQKVQLGQTLVCDPEIVILDEPFSGLDPVNAQILKDTVRELISQNKLVIFSSHQMSYVEEFCEDIVIINKGEIVLSGNLKDIKREFGNNRLILSANNLKINDLKSICQEKFNDLVIVNEVKKDYLVLELHNDATKNQFLEKILKENIDIEKFSTYEPDLTDIFVKKVGEE